In one window of Arctopsyche grandis isolate Sample6627 chromosome 6, ASM5162203v2, whole genome shotgun sequence DNA:
- the ClC-a gene encoding chloride channel protein 2 — protein sequence MASSDVSDDETGLGYQNTVMYGRYARDLASAARGEAKRLKRLEKRRKKDDRARQKELSSANSGKFARAIGFIWRNTFARLGEDWVFLALLGIIMALLSFIMDRGISMCNNARIWMYRDIAGDIITKYLAWVSLPVCLILFSAGFVHIVAPQAAGSGIPEMKTILRGVPLKEYLTFRTLVAKVIGLTATLGSGMPLGKEGPFVHIASIVATLLSKLVTSFQGIYANESRTSEMLAAACAVGVGSCFAAPIGGVLFSIEVTTVYFAVRNYWRGFFAAVCGATVFRLLAVWSGGARTVTAMFPTNFAMDFPFDPQELLAFALIGVVSGLIGAAYVWLHRKYVISIRNNKRVNAFLQKNRFIYPGIIALIVASTTFPSGLGQYMAGDLTTHDQVMSLFANFTWNSDNLAADEAEILKHWSTPHTGVYVSLVGFMVSTFFLTIMASTIPVPAGVFIPLFKIGAALGRVVGELAHTAFPLGLRYGDHISPILPGGYACVGAAAVAGAVTHTVSVAVIVLEMTGQVTHVVPLVIAVLIANATAALLQPSAYDSIILIKKLPYLPDLLTGYTGMYNMNVEDFMEKDVKYIWNGITYQQLKDILKDYKHLRGVPLVDSPDSMVLLGSVQRGELVRLIDRHVGRERRLQVAAQWQQEAAEKARAEQQRKRRPSRFEVSPAPDILTLQVPRTHGMKRGVSTLSAENAGLLSPGSLFRPKSILKKTNSFTLMRPAVANSPALSPIIRQSSVYSTVTGAESRIRMAFDAIFKKSTTLQDANPDPEAGLIGDPGTPCENPEDYSPLPTPTDTPRSPFKKVQLPGERVCDMSNAEQRAWEHGEMALPCDFMKILDEKAPSEDRYICRIDAAPFQLVKDTSLLKVHSLFSMVGVNIAYVTDIGKLVGVVGLKELRRAIEDVNSGNVVQSPAVNSEATEVSEKVALDQDISVEKEESIPLAANKRE from the exons ATGTATGGTCGCTATGCACGCGACCTTGCATCAGCAGCCCGCGGCGAAGCTAAAAGACTCAAAAGATTGGAGAAACGTAGGAAGAAAGATGACCGAGCCCGACAAAAAGAACTCAGCTCGGCCAATTCTGGAAAATTCGCACGAGCTATCG GTTTCATATGGAGGAATACTTTTGCTCGCCTTGGCGAAGATTGGGTATTCTTAGCACTCTTGGGCATCATCATGGCTCTTTTAAGTTTCATCATGGATCGAGGAATATCAATGTGCAATAATG CAAGGATATGGATGTATAGGGACATCGCCGGAGATATAATTACCAAGTACTTGGCGTGGGTGTCACTTCCGGTGTGTTTGATTCTGTTTTCGGCTGGGTTCGTTCACATCGTAGCTCCTCAGGCGGCTG gttCTGGAATACCCGAGATGAAAACTATTCTTAGAGGAGTACCGTTAAAGGAATATTTAACTTTTAGAACGCTTGTAGCTAAAGTTATTGGATTGACTGCTACCCTTGGAAGTGGAATGCCTTTGGGAAAAGAg gGTCCTTTTGTTCATATAGCATCAATAGTTGCTACTTTACTTAGTAAATTGGTCACATCATTTCAAGGGATTTACGCTAATGAATCCCGTACCAGTGAAATGTTGGCAGCTGCTTGTGCAGTTGGAGTCGGTTCATGTTTCGCCGCTCCAATTGGAG GTGTGTTGTTCTCAATCGAAGTAACCACCGTGTATTTTGCCGTCCGTAATTATTGGAGAGGATTTTTTGCCGCTGTCTGTGGTGCTAca GTTTTTAGACTACTCGCTGTATGGTCTGGCGGAGCTCGCACAGTGACTGCAATGTTTCCTACAAATTTTGCTATGGATTTCCCATTTGATCCTCAAGAGCTGTTGGCTTTTGCATTAATCGG TGTCGTATCTGGATTAATCGGAGCTGCCTATGTATGGCTGCATCGAAAATATGTTATATCCATTCGTAACAACAAGAGGGTTAATGCATTTCTACAGAAAAA tcgGTTCATTTATCCTGGAATCATTGCATTGATTGTGGCTTCAACTACATTTCCTTCTGGGCTTGGACAATATATGGCTGGTGATCTTACAACCCACGATCAG GTTATGAGTTTGTTTGCTAACTTTACCTGGAATTCTGATAATTTAGCGGCAGATGAAgctgaaattttaaaacattggaGTACGCCTCACACTGGTGTGTATGTCAGTTTGGTTGGATTTATGGTTTCAACG TTTTTCCTCACCATAATGGCATCTACAATTCCAGTACCGGCCGGTGTGTTTATACCACTATTCAAAATTGGTGCCGCTTTGGGAAGAGTTGTCGGAGAGTTAGCTCACACCGCATTTCCATTGGGTCTTCGATATGGCGATCATATATCACCGATATTACCTG GTGGTTATGCGTGTGTTGGAGCTGCAGCAGTGGCCGGAGCTGTTACACACACCGTGTCTGTAGCCGTTATAGTATTGGAAATGACAGGTCAAGTGACACACGTAGTGCCTTTGGTGATTGCTGTGTTGATTGCTAATGCTACTGCTGCTCTATTACAACCGAGTGCATACGATTCTATAATCCTTATAAAGAAACTTCCATATTTGCCGGATTTGTTAACAGGATACACTG gAATGTATAACATGAATGTGGAAGACTTTATGGAAAaagatgtaaaatatatttggaaTGGAATTACATATCAGCAGCTGAAAGACATATTAAAGGACTATAAG CATCTTCGAGGAGTACCGCTAGTTGATAGTCCAGACTCAATGGTTTTGTTGGGCTCAGTTCAAAGAGGAGAATTAGTTCGTTTAATAGACAGACATGTTGGTAGAGAGAGGCGATTACAA GTAGCGGCACAGTGGCAACAAGAAGCTGCCGAAAAGGCGAGAGCTGAACAACAACGTAAAAGGAGACCTTCACGTTTTGAG gttTCGCCTGCTCCAGATATTCTAACATTACAAGTTCCTAGAACACATGGTATGAAAAGAGGAGTTTCTACGTTAAGTGCTGAAAATGCTGGGCTACTCAGTCcag GATCTCTTTTCCGGCCGAAATCaattttaaagaaaacaaaCTCATTCACATTAATGAGACCGGCCGTTGCAAATAGTCCTGCTTTATCTCCAATAATTAGGCAATCATCTGTGTATAGTACTGTAACTGGAGCCGAAAGCAG aattcGAATGGCTTTCGATgctattttcaaaaaatccacTACCTTACAAGATGCCAATCCAGATCCCGAAGCAGGTTTAATTGGAGATCCAGGCACCCCATGCGAAAACCCCGAAGATTATAGTCCTTTACCTACTCCCACTGACACTCCTCGTAGTCCGTTCAAGAAAGTCCAattg CCCGGTGAAAGAGTATGCGATATGTCAAACGCAGAACAACGAGCTTGGGAGCATGGAGAAATGGCATTGCCGTGTGATTTTATGAAAATTCTGGATGAAAAAGCACCTTCAGAGGACCGCTATATTTGTCGCATTGATGCAGCACCCTTTCAACTTGTTAAAGATACTTCTCTTTTAAAG GTACATTCTCTATTCTCTATGGTTGGAGTAAATATTGCATATGTAACTGACATAGGAAAACTTGTTGGTGTTGTTGGTCTTAAAGAG CTGCGCCGAGCAATTGAAGATGTCAACAGTGGAAATGTTGTTCAATCACCTGCAGTGAATTCAGAAGCTACGGAAGTAAGCGAAAAAGTGGCATTAGATCAAGATATATCTGTAGAAAAAGAAGAAAGTATTCCACTAGCCGCCAATAAACGTGAATAG
- the Gadd45 gene encoding growth arrest and DNA damage-inducible 45 yields MCLEDQTVVGARETFSSALGKTCMGDTIRSVLRRAQAEKRLTVGLLPAIERLSVACDEALFCFMSPSCHQDSATHMHKVLLEAVCLENDIYLVKVDSSEKLRKLISGYATNDYSCVLVHLPYLDPFTDQSQIGHENLSQAEKLLVQHCENNWNNVSTPLVRLPEQ; encoded by the exons ATGTGCCTAGAAGACCAGACCGTTGTTGGTGCGAGGGAGACTTTCAGCTCCGCTTTGGGGAAAAC atgTATGGGCGATACCATCAGATCTGTCCTACGTCGGGCTCAAGCCGAAAAAAGGTTGACTGTAGGCTTATTACCTGCCATCGAACGACTTTCAGTTGCCTGTGATGAAGCATTATTTTGCTTTATGTCACCATCATGTCATCAAGACTCTGCTACTCACATGCATAAAGTTCTGCTTGAAGCTGTCTGCCTAGAAAATGACATATACTTAGTCAAA gtgGATTCTTCAGAGAAACTTCGCAAGTTGATTTCTGGATATGCCACGAATGATTATAGCTGCGTGTTGGTGCACTTGCCGTATTTAGATCCTTTCACCGATCAATCACAGATCGGTCATGAGAATCTGTCGCAGGCGGAGAAGCTTTTGGTTCAACACTGCGAGAATAACTGGAATAACGTATCTACACCACTCGTCAGACTTCCTGAACAATGA